One genomic segment of Anaerolineales bacterium includes these proteins:
- a CDS encoding glucose-6-phosphate dehydrogenase, whose product PHVMFPLPPGQSIRPNALELCLQPDEGMHLVFEVKVPDTMSEMRSVDMDFHYADAFGPDAIPDAYERLLLDALAGDASLFTRADTIELAWQLIDPIQRAWDASGGLGLTSYPQGAWGPTAADDLLAADGHSWSSGCIGHLGGPTS is encoded by the coding sequence CCGCACGTGATGTTCCCGCTGCCGCCGGGGCAAAGCATCCGCCCCAACGCCCTCGAGCTCTGCCTGCAGCCCGACGAAGGCATGCACCTTGTGTTCGAAGTCAAGGTTCCGGATACGATGAGCGAAATGCGCTCGGTCGACATGGACTTCCACTATGCCGACGCCTTTGGGCCGGATGCCATCCCAGATGCCTATGAACGTCTGTTGCTCGATGCTCTCGCCGGCGATGCTTCGCTCTTCACCCGGGCCGACACCATCGAGCTCGCCTGGCAGCTGATCGATCCCATTCAACGGGCTTGGGACGCCTCTGGCGGATTAGGACTAACCAGCTACCCGCAGGGGGCCTGGGGACCGACTGCCGCGGATGACCTGCTTGCGGCAGACGGCCACAGCTGGTCCAGCGGCTGCATTGGACACTTGGGTGGTCCAACCTCGTAG
- a CDS encoding NrdH-redoxin, translating to MSIPTPIRIYGTEWCTDCHRARAFFEQRRIPYVWIDPDQESEAEQFVLRINQGLRSVPTIVFPDGSILVEPSVADLIAKFEDLGQT from the coding sequence ATGTCGATTCCGACCCCGATACGCATCTATGGCACCGAGTGGTGCACCGACTGCCACCGGGCGCGTGCCTTCTTCGAGCAGCGCCGCATTCCCTATGTGTGGATCGATCCGGACCAGGAGTCCGAGGCCGAGCAGTTCGTGCTTCGGATCAACCAAGGCCTGCGCAGCGTCCCAACCATCGTCTTCCCCGACGGCAGTATCCTGGTCGAGCCTTCGGTTGCCGATCTGATCGCAAAGTTCGAGGACCTCGGCCAGACCTGA
- a CDS encoding menaquinone biosynthesis decarboxylase produces MYRDLREYLAELERRQMLRRIQTQLSPALEISEVTDRICKGPADHNQALLFESVAGHDVPVATNLFGSEQRMALALGVERLDELGERLAELLDFRLPQGLGGMIGRGQDMLSAMRAIGLGPSKVRSGPVHELIEKDTARLSSLPVLTCWPEDGGPFITLPQVITRDPETGTRNVGMYRLQVVDERRLLMHWQRHKGGAEHERLAKEQAKPTIPAAIVLGGDPAAMWCASAPLPPNIDEYLLAGWIRGKPVEFVDCQTIPLEVPAQAEIVIEGFVDPNARLPEGPFGDHTGYYTPVEPFPVFNVTAITRRREAIYPATLVGIPPMEDVWMGKAAERLFLPLMRLFLPEIVDVNMPAEGVFHNLVLVSIQKRYPGHARKVIHGLWGLGLLMLAKAIVVFDEWVDVQNTSQAAWQALGNVDWSKDAVISDGPVDQLDHASYQPLFGGKIGIDATAKLPEEGYRRGWPKPVSMTPEVKARIEELWPGLGL; encoded by the coding sequence ATGTACCGAGATCTGAGGGAATACCTTGCCGAGCTGGAACGCCGCCAGATGCTGAGGCGCATCCAGACTCAGCTGTCGCCAGCGCTCGAGATCAGCGAGGTCACCGACCGCATCTGCAAAGGGCCGGCCGACCATAACCAGGCTCTGCTCTTCGAGTCGGTGGCCGGCCACGACGTGCCTGTCGCCACCAACCTGTTCGGTTCGGAGCAGCGCATGGCCCTGGCGCTGGGCGTGGAGCGGTTGGACGAGCTGGGCGAACGGCTGGCCGAGCTGCTGGACTTCCGCCTGCCGCAAGGCCTGGGAGGGATGATCGGGCGCGGTCAGGACATGCTCTCGGCGATGCGAGCCATTGGACTTGGGCCCTCGAAGGTGCGATCGGGGCCCGTGCACGAGCTCATCGAAAAAGACACCGCCCGCCTCTCCTCGCTGCCGGTGCTGACCTGTTGGCCGGAGGACGGCGGCCCGTTCATCACCCTGCCCCAGGTGATCACGCGCGATCCAGAAACCGGGACGCGCAACGTCGGCATGTACCGGCTGCAAGTGGTCGACGAACGCCGGCTGCTGATGCATTGGCAGCGACACAAAGGCGGGGCCGAGCACGAACGCCTGGCGAAGGAGCAGGCCAAACCGACCATCCCTGCCGCCATCGTCCTTGGGGGCGACCCGGCCGCGATGTGGTGCGCTTCGGCGCCCCTGCCCCCGAACATCGACGAATACCTGCTGGCCGGCTGGATCCGCGGCAAGCCGGTCGAATTCGTCGACTGCCAGACCATTCCGCTCGAGGTGCCGGCCCAGGCCGAAATCGTCATCGAAGGCTTCGTCGACCCCAATGCGCGTCTGCCGGAGGGGCCATTCGGCGACCACACCGGGTACTACACCCCGGTCGAGCCTTTCCCGGTCTTCAACGTCACGGCCATCACCCGGCGCCGCGAGGCGATCTATCCGGCGACGCTGGTCGGCATCCCCCCGATGGAGGACGTGTGGATGGGCAAGGCCGCCGAGCGTCTGTTCCTGCCGCTGATGCGCCTGTTCCTTCCCGAGATTGTCGACGTCAACATGCCGGCCGAAGGCGTGTTCCACAACCTGGTCCTGGTCTCGATCCAGAAGCGCTACCCCGGCCACGCCCGCAAGGTCATCCACGGGTTGTGGGGCCTCGGCCTGCTGATGTTGGCCAAAGCCATCGTCGTCTTCGACGAGTGGGTGGACGTCCAGAACACGAGCCAGGCAGCCTGGCAGGCACTGGGCAATGTCGACTGGTCGAAGGATGCGGTGATCAGCGACGGCCCGGTTGATCAGCTCGACCACGCCTCCTATCAGCCCTTGTTCGGCGGCAAGATCGG